One window from the genome of Salvelinus fontinalis isolate EN_2023a chromosome 3, ASM2944872v1, whole genome shotgun sequence encodes:
- the LOC129838803 gene encoding G protein-coupled receptor 137Ba-like: MNGEAMDMSLESSSQVVEKSTVGGMSAAPEPAFTTAAAGNGSLPPPPTMAPAIPPYVKLGLTVAYTVFYSLLFAFIYAQLWLVLRYRHKRFSYQTAFLFLCLLWAALRALLFSFYFRDCVTANTLGPFAFWLLYCFPVCLQFFTLSLMNLYCAQVYFKAKSKYTPELLKYKLPLYLVFLAVSLLFLVVNLACALLVKMTATEVKTIVLVRVTINDTLFVLCAVSLSICLYKVAKMSLASIYLESKGTSVCQVTLIGVLVVLLYASRACYNLVVLALTNIETINSFDYDWYNVSDQADLRSTLGDAGYIVFGVILFVWELLPTSLVVFFFRVRRLPQDRSGSGIPNHVLSSRGYFFDNPRRYDSDDDLAWSIPPQNNSTSLVTDCYDWGSHNSSFTVQKGTDEQRLAPVTGELHPY; this comes from the exons ATGAATGGAGAAGCGATGGACATGTCCCTGGAGTCATCATCCCAGGTGGTGGAGAAAAGCACCGTCGGGGGGATGTCAGCGGCACCTGAGCCGGCATTCACGACGGCAGCAGCCGGTAacggctccctgcctcccccgcCCACCATGGCCCCGGCCATCCCGCCCTACGTCAAGCTTGGCCTTACTGTGGCCTACACCgtcttctactctctcctctttgcCTTCATCTATGCCCAGCTGTGGCTGGTGCTCCGATACCGACACAAGCGCTTCAGCTACCAGACGGCCTTCCTCTTCCTGTGTCTACTGTGGGCCGCGCTGCGcgccctcctcttctccttctacTTCCGCGACTGCGTCACGGCCAACACGCTGGGGCCCTTCGCCTTCTGGCTGCTCTACTGCTTCCCCGTTTGCCTGCAGTTCTTCACGCTGAGCCTCATGAACCTCTACTGCGCCCAG GTTTACTTCAAGGCAAAGTCCAAGTATACCCCAGAGCTCCTTAAATACAA GCTCCCTCTCTACCTGGTCTTCTTGGCGGTCAGTCTTCTCTTCCTGGTGGTCAACCTGGCCTGTGCCCTGCTGGTTAAGATGACCGCCACCGAGGTCAAGACCATTGTCCTGGTCAGAGTCACCATCAACGATACGCTCTTCGTGCTCTGCGCCGTCTCGCTGTCCATCTGCCTTTACAAAGTGGCTAAGATGTCCCTGGCCAGCATATACCTCGAGTCCAAG GGAACGTCGGTGTGTCAGGTGACTTTGATTGGCGTCCTGGTGGTTCTGCTGTACGCATCACGGGCCTGCTACAACCTGGTGGTGCTTGCTCTGACCAACATCGAGACCATCAACTCTTTCGACTACGACTGGTACAACGTGTCTGACCAG gctGACTTGAGGTCCACTCTGGGGGACGCTGGCTACATCGTGTTCGGGGTGATCCTTTTTGTCTGGGAACTGCTGCCAACCTCCCTGGTGGTCTTCTTCTTCAGGGTCCGCAGGCTGCCACAGGACAGG AGTGGATCAGGGATCCCGAACCACGTGCTCTCGTCCAGAGGTTACTTCTTTGACAACCCCCGTCGGTACGATAGCGACGATGACCTGGCGTGGAGCATCCCTCCTCAGAACAACTCCACAAG CCTAGTTACAGACTGCTATGACTGGGGCAGCCACAACAGCAGTTTCACTGTCCAAAAGGGGACGGACGAACAACGGTTGGCACCGGTGACGGGAGAGCTTCATCCATACTGA